A region from the Nostoc sp. HK-01 genome encodes:
- a CDS encoding biotin--[acetyl-CoA-carboxylase] ligase, whose translation MPVEFDRQKLELALKAARNWENSPFSLHIFDSVTSTNQTLWNLLTQGEKTRSVVIATQQTAGRGQWGRQWISHTGGLYLSMAIAPKLEASASYQLTLASAWGIASQLRCCGVDVGIKWPNDLVLNGRKLGGILTETKINNGYITQAVIGVGINWTNPVPETGINLEMWQASYATKPISCLEILTSAVLRGIESGMECLVQEGINILLSRYLELLTNVGDKVYINDLAGTVVGVTSQGKLRVSLETYDTTDIKTTELYIEPGTISLGYRKSSVPL comes from the coding sequence ATGCCTGTGGAATTTGATCGGCAAAAGTTGGAATTAGCGTTAAAAGCAGCAAGAAACTGGGAGAATTCACCATTCTCGCTGCACATTTTTGATAGTGTCACTTCCACTAACCAAACATTGTGGAATTTGTTAACACAAGGGGAAAAAACTCGGTCTGTGGTAATTGCCACACAACAAACTGCGGGTAGAGGACAATGGGGGAGACAATGGATTTCTCATACTGGCGGGTTATACCTTTCGATGGCGATCGCGCCTAAACTAGAAGCTAGTGCCAGTTATCAATTAACTCTTGCTAGTGCTTGGGGCATTGCTTCCCAACTGCGTTGTTGTGGCGTAGATGTGGGAATTAAATGGCCGAATGATCTAGTTTTAAATGGTCGCAAATTAGGCGGCATTTTAACAGAAACTAAAATAAATAACGGGTATATTACCCAAGCAGTAATTGGAGTTGGCATTAACTGGACAAACCCAGTACCCGAAACCGGAATTAACCTCGAAATGTGGCAAGCCTCCTACGCTACCAAACCAATTTCTTGTCTGGAAATTCTCACTTCCGCCGTTTTACGGGGGATAGAATCCGGTATGGAGTGCCTTGTTCAAGAAGGAATAAATATACTCTTGTCTCGCTATTTAGAATTACTAACTAATGTGGGTGACAAGGTATATATTAATGATTTGGCAGGCACTGTAGTTGGTGTTACTTCTCAGGGTAAATTACGTGTTTCTTTGGAAACTTATGATACAACAGACATAAAAACAACAGAACTTTATATTGAACCAGGTACAATCAGTCTGGGGTACCGTAAATCTTCTGTCCCATTATAG
- a CDS encoding peptidase M23B translates to MTQRNTSAHNPSHGLNQQGMTKKRFVSTLPAQSLCLLSSFSLLSSGFVFAQTETSIDNIVPVENSQSTGKTNFIKKDIVIPEAPAPKVQGEFSQRRANLSQRLRKPEVVQSKEPVRQSKPQTETAVEPVFTTRRRTPAVTAQPKPVNVRTAKTKPEVAQPSIGVREEIVKPVAPRTIPEKLPEVAQPVNNSNSTAEATTGKIKDSNNAYIDPNNYGTSATNTYQAPNSVIITERSSGCRTILPSGQAISLGFCNQTQPAANQRVANSESKPAPTWLKKSQNAQLASVPPVRTGITAGNNSKGIAYSGEVKTAFRPNRFIPNPNEFGATRVSSTPVAPSAGALPAPMIEGNLAPRVSTVAYDIPLASVLPQIPYTNTIAYRGGSGINYPLSVPATITSLFGWRVHPITGDRRFHAGTDLGAPMGTPILAAAKGQVDTAGWVGGYGLTVILTHSSAQQTLYGHMSEIFVQPGQVVEPGMVIGRVGSTGNSTGPHLHFEVRHLTQDGWVAVDPNGELQAGLSQLIQTMRTAQVIGKPGS, encoded by the coding sequence ATGACGCAGCGCAATACATCTGCCCATAATCCTTCCCACGGCTTGAATCAGCAAGGTATGACGAAAAAACGTTTTGTATCTACCCTGCCAGCCCAGAGTCTCTGTTTACTAAGTAGCTTCAGCCTGCTTAGTAGTGGCTTCGTATTTGCCCAAACAGAAACATCCATAGATAACATTGTTCCTGTAGAAAATTCCCAGTCAACAGGTAAAACAAATTTCATAAAAAAAGATATTGTTATCCCAGAAGCCCCCGCCCCCAAAGTACAAGGGGAATTTTCGCAAAGACGAGCTAACCTCAGCCAAAGACTCCGCAAACCAGAGGTTGTACAATCCAAAGAGCCTGTTAGACAGTCAAAACCTCAAACTGAAACAGCCGTTGAGCCAGTTTTTACAACTCGCCGCCGCACCCCAGCCGTAACTGCACAGCCAAAACCAGTTAACGTCCGCACAGCTAAAACCAAGCCGGAAGTTGCTCAACCAAGTATTGGCGTAAGAGAAGAGATAGTCAAACCAGTTGCGCCTCGCACCATCCCAGAAAAACTTCCAGAAGTTGCCCAACCAGTTAATAACTCGAACAGCACGGCTGAAGCGACCACTGGAAAAATCAAAGACTCAAACAACGCCTACATTGACCCCAACAATTACGGCACTTCCGCTACAAATACTTATCAAGCACCTAATTCTGTAATCATTACAGAACGTTCTAGTGGTTGTCGCACAATTTTGCCATCGGGACAAGCTATATCACTGGGTTTTTGTAACCAAACTCAACCTGCTGCTAATCAGCGTGTGGCTAATTCTGAGAGTAAACCAGCCCCCACTTGGCTCAAAAAAAGTCAAAACGCTCAGTTAGCTAGTGTTCCACCAGTACGGACTGGGATAACGGCTGGTAATAACTCTAAAGGCATTGCTTATAGTGGGGAAGTCAAGACGGCTTTTCGTCCGAATCGGTTTATCCCTAATCCCAACGAATTCGGTGCTACCAGAGTCAGTAGTACTCCTGTTGCGCCCAGCGCTGGTGCTTTACCCGCACCCATGATAGAAGGGAATTTAGCACCCCGTGTAAGTACTGTGGCTTACGATATTCCCTTAGCATCAGTTCTGCCGCAAATTCCCTATACCAATACAATTGCCTATCGTGGCGGTAGTGGCATCAACTATCCTCTTTCGGTTCCAGCCACAATTACTTCACTGTTTGGTTGGCGCGTTCATCCGATAACAGGCGATCGCCGTTTCCACGCTGGTACAGATTTGGGTGCGCCGATGGGTACACCAATTCTCGCCGCCGCTAAAGGTCAGGTGGATACAGCCGGCTGGGTTGGTGGTTATGGTTTAACTGTCATCCTGACTCACAGTTCTGCCCAACAAACCCTTTATGGTCACATGTCCGAAATCTTTGTTCAACCCGGTCAAGTGGTAGAACCAGGTATGGTAATTGGACGAGTTGGTAGTACTGGCAACTCCACAGGGCCTCACCTACACTTTGAAGTACGTCACCTCACACAAGACGGATGGGTTGCTGTTGACCCCAATGGGGAATTACAAGCAGGTCTCAGTCAGTTGATACAAACCATGCGTACAGCCCAGGTAATTGGCAAACCAGGAAGTTAA
- a CDS encoding riboflavin synthase subunit alpha gives MFTGLVQTLGTIKPLGGDSWQITCVNQPSNVIMQDLAYGDSVAVDGVCLTVEEILKDGFIATASPETLRRTTLGLEETQQKYVNLEASLRVGSKVGGHFVMGHVDGVGRLLIAEQTATSWEMTFTAPEAIARYIVPKGSIAVNGISLTVAAYEPELSHFTVAVIPLTYSDTNLRYLAPGSWVNLEGDILGKYVEKFLYPGKKQSASTDETEFNEISPAFLAEHGYL, from the coding sequence GTGTTTACAGGATTAGTCCAAACTTTAGGAACCATAAAACCCTTAGGGGGCGATTCTTGGCAAATTACTTGTGTGAATCAGCCATCTAATGTAATTATGCAGGATTTAGCTTATGGTGACAGCGTTGCCGTAGATGGGGTTTGCTTAACTGTTGAAGAAATTTTGAAAGACGGGTTTATTGCCACGGCTTCCCCAGAAACGCTGCGCCGCACTACGCTAGGGCTGGAGGAAACACAACAAAAATATGTGAATTTAGAAGCTTCGCTGCGAGTGGGTAGCAAAGTTGGCGGACATTTTGTGATGGGTCATGTAGACGGTGTAGGTAGATTACTCATAGCAGAACAGACCGCGACTTCTTGGGAAATGACATTCACTGCACCTGAAGCGATCGCGCGGTACATTGTCCCTAAAGGTAGCATAGCAGTGAATGGCATTAGTCTTACGGTAGCCGCCTACGAACCAGAACTTTCGCACTTCACTGTAGCTGTTATCCCCCTCACATACTCTGACACTAATCTTCGCTATCTTGCCCCTGGCAGTTGGGTGAATTTAGAAGGGGATATTCTCGGCAAATATGTGGAAAAATTTCTTTACCCTGGCAAAAAACAGTCAGCATCGACAGATGAGACTGAATTTAATGAAATTAGCCCCGCATTTTTAGCAGAACACGGATATTTGTAA
- a CDS encoding aldo/keto reductase, protein MQYRRFGKTNIHLSVFSLGTMRYLADAENAQKTIAQALALGINHIETARGYGKSEEFLGQALQSGLSVPRSQLHITTKVPPTADADSMRRYIDESLQRLHLDYLDCLGIHGLNTWEHLQWVQAKTGCMQAVQEAVGDGRVRHVGFSTHGTLEVIEAAINTDLFEFVNLHYYYFFQRHAPAIQLAAGKDMGVFIISPADKGGKLYTPPQTLKNLCQPYSPLELNYRFLLSDNRITTLSIGAAQPEELIEPLQVADSNSELTSTEISIFQRLENHQKTVLNTDECSQCYACLPCPENINIPEVLRLRNLAVAYKMTDYGQYRYGMFENAGHWFPGMKANRCTECGDCLPRCPQELDIPALLNDAHARLKGKTGRRLWG, encoded by the coding sequence ATGCAATACCGACGCTTTGGCAAAACAAATATCCACCTCTCGGTTTTTTCTTTAGGGACAATGCGTTATTTGGCTGATGCTGAAAATGCTCAAAAAACTATCGCTCAAGCCTTAGCGCTAGGAATTAATCATATCGAAACAGCCAGGGGTTACGGTAAAAGTGAGGAGTTTCTTGGCCAAGCACTTCAAAGCGGGTTGTCTGTACCTCGTTCTCAACTGCATATTACTACTAAAGTTCCGCCAACAGCCGACGCTGATAGTATGCGTCGGTACATTGATGAATCCCTACAACGATTGCATCTAGATTATTTAGATTGTTTGGGAATTCATGGTTTAAACACTTGGGAGCATTTACAGTGGGTACAAGCCAAAACTGGCTGTATGCAGGCCGTGCAAGAAGCGGTTGGAGATGGTCGAGTGCGACACGTTGGCTTTTCCACCCACGGAACTTTAGAAGTGATAGAGGCAGCAATAAATACAGATTTATTTGAATTTGTCAATCTGCATTACTACTATTTCTTTCAACGTCACGCCCCAGCAATTCAGTTAGCAGCTGGAAAAGACATGGGTGTATTTATCATTTCCCCAGCTGACAAAGGTGGAAAACTCTACACCCCACCTCAAACCCTTAAAAACTTATGCCAACCCTATTCACCTTTAGAATTAAATTATCGATTTTTACTGAGTGACAACCGCATTACTACTTTGAGTATCGGAGCAGCCCAGCCAGAAGAATTAATCGAACCTTTACAAGTTGCTGATAGTAATAGTGAATTAACATCAACAGAAATTTCTATTTTTCAGCGTTTAGAAAATCATCAAAAAACTGTTTTAAACACTGATGAGTGTAGCCAGTGCTATGCTTGTTTACCTTGCCCTGAAAATATCAATATTCCAGAGGTATTGCGGTTACGTAATTTAGCTGTGGCATACAAGATGACAGACTACGGGCAATATCGTTATGGGATGTTTGAAAATGCTGGTCATTGGTTTCCCGGAATGAAAGCTAATCGCTGTACAGAATGCGGTGATTGTTTACCGAGATGTCCACAAGAGTTAGATATTCCAGCTTTATTAAATGATGCTCACGCAAGATTAAAAGGTAAAACTGGTAGAAGATTGTGGGGATAA
- a CDS encoding peptidase M50 has product MQTNWKIGTLFGIPLFLDPLWFVILGLATLNFGVAYQEWGSTIAWSAGIVMALLLFGSVLLHELGHSLAARSQGIKVNSITLFLFGGIAAIEEESKTPGKAFQVAIAGPLVSIGLFFLLRLVAIFIPETNPLNVMVGDLARINLVVALFNLIPGLPLDGGQVLKAALWKVTGDRFQAVHWAARSGQILGYAAIALGFAVDFFTKELALGLWIAMIGWFGIRNANTYDRVTTLQETLLKIVASEAMKRDFRVVDADQSLRAFADSYLLDTATSQVYFAASDGRYRGMVAIDDLRLVERSEWETRTLQSIVHPLTEIATVTESTAIAEVINKLENEQLPRITVLSPAGAVAGVIDRGDIVSAVAQKLNIPFTAVEIKRIKEEGSYPPGLQLGVIAKSTVN; this is encoded by the coding sequence ATGCAAACTAATTGGAAAATTGGGACTTTATTCGGCATCCCGTTGTTTTTAGACCCTCTGTGGTTCGTGATTTTAGGACTAGCAACGCTAAATTTTGGCGTAGCTTACCAAGAGTGGGGGTCTACCATAGCTTGGAGTGCGGGGATAGTAATGGCATTGCTGCTATTTGGTTCGGTATTGTTACACGAACTAGGTCACAGTTTGGCAGCGCGATCGCAAGGCATTAAAGTTAATTCCATCACTCTATTTTTGTTTGGTGGGATTGCAGCTATTGAAGAAGAATCCAAAACTCCGGGTAAAGCCTTTCAGGTAGCCATAGCTGGGCCGTTGGTAAGTATTGGGCTATTTTTCCTACTACGGCTAGTAGCAATCTTCATACCTGAGACTAATCCCCTCAACGTGATGGTGGGAGACTTAGCAAGAATTAACTTAGTTGTCGCCTTATTTAACTTGATTCCTGGTTTACCGTTAGATGGTGGTCAGGTGTTAAAAGCAGCACTGTGGAAAGTGACAGGCGATCGCTTTCAAGCGGTACACTGGGCAGCAAGATCAGGGCAGATTTTGGGTTATGCGGCGATCGCTTTAGGATTTGCGGTAGATTTCTTTACAAAAGAATTAGCCCTTGGTTTGTGGATTGCGATGATCGGTTGGTTTGGGATTCGTAACGCCAATACCTACGACCGCGTAACTACATTACAAGAAACTTTGTTGAAAATCGTAGCTAGTGAGGCGATGAAGCGGGACTTTCGCGTAGTCGACGCTGATCAAAGTTTACGCGCCTTTGCCGATTCATATCTATTAGATACTGCTACATCGCAAGTTTATTTTGCTGCTTCTGATGGACGTTATCGCGGTATGGTTGCCATTGACGATTTACGCTTAGTAGAAAGAAGTGAATGGGAAACCCGCACTCTTCAAAGTATTGTTCATCCTCTCACAGAAATAGCGACTGTTACTGAATCAACTGCGATCGCGGAAGTGATTAACAAACTAGAAAATGAACAGTTACCACGTATTACTGTACTTTCTCCGGCTGGTGCGGTAGCTGGCGTAATTGACCGGGGTGATATTGTTAGTGCAGTAGCGCAAAAGTTAAATATTCCATTTACCGCTGTCGAGATTAAGCGGATTAAAGAAGAAGGTAGTTATCCGCCAGGGTTGCAGTTGGGAGTAATTGCCAAATCAACTGTTAATTAA
- a CDS encoding short-chain dehydrogenase/reductase SDR, whose product MQLKPINQQVVAVVGASSGIGRKAALEFAQRGAKVVVSARGELKLKSLVEEIRGFGGEATYIVADVQAFDQVKAIADKTVEIYGRLDTWVHAAAIGMFATFEQTTPEEFKHVIDVSLMGQVHGAMAALPHLKREGRGALIHVSSMEGRRSLPYQSAYSCAKHGVEGFLEAMRVELIHEKWPINVTSIKPAVINTPFWNNGLTKLGVKPAGIPPYYDPKIVADAILYAAEHPIRDLLVGDIAKLLDLAQKISPSLVDSLLLLFGFNLQRSSGELKSEDAPNNFYYPVPDESRVDGDYQNLVVPSITDALGKLPLFQLGTGALLALIAAQVFKQIE is encoded by the coding sequence ATGCAGTTAAAGCCAATCAATCAGCAAGTCGTTGCAGTCGTTGGTGCTTCCAGCGGTATTGGACGCAAAGCCGCCTTGGAATTTGCTCAACGTGGTGCAAAGGTAGTTGTTTCTGCTCGCGGAGAGTTAAAGCTAAAGTCTTTGGTGGAAGAAATTCGCGGTTTTGGTGGAGAAGCAACTTATATTGTTGCTGATGTGCAAGCATTCGACCAAGTGAAAGCGATCGCCGATAAAACTGTCGAGATATATGGACGACTTGATACTTGGGTTCATGCTGCGGCGATCGGGATGTTTGCGACGTTTGAACAAACAACCCCAGAGGAGTTTAAGCATGTTATTGATGTGAGTTTAATGGGTCAAGTACATGGTGCAATGGCCGCATTACCTCATCTCAAGCGTGAAGGACGGGGCGCACTAATTCATGTATCTTCAATGGAAGGTAGGCGATCGCTTCCTTATCAAAGTGCTTATTCCTGCGCCAAACACGGGGTTGAGGGCTTTTTAGAAGCTATGCGCGTCGAATTAATCCATGAAAAATGGCCTATCAATGTCACAAGTATTAAGCCAGCCGTAATTAACACTCCATTTTGGAATAATGGCTTAACTAAATTAGGTGTGAAACCAGCAGGAATACCACCTTACTATGATCCAAAAATTGTAGCTGATGCCATCCTCTACGCAGCAGAACACCCCATTCGTGATTTGTTAGTTGGAGACATAGCTAAATTACTAGATTTAGCTCAAAAAATCTCACCTTCTTTGGTAGATTCTTTGTTATTGCTGTTTGGCTTTAATCTACAACGTAGTAGTGGCGAACTAAAATCTGAAGATGCACCCAACAATTTTTATTACCCTGTTCCAGACGAGAGCAGAGTTGATGGAGATTATCAAAACTTAGTCGTACCTAGTATTACTGATGCCTTGGGTAAATTACCGCTTTTTCAATTAGGAACAGGAGCATTATTAGCTTTAATAGCAGCACAAGTATTCAAACAAATTGAGTAA
- a CDS encoding fatty acid desaturase produces the protein MSQINLVSSQSKKADFIINTEKNNNKGIFIACIILVLWTINITLFLSLNISKIPIILIFLGMFWQTFIYTGLFITAHDAMHGVVFPQNPKVNNWIGKIFVLLYGLFPYQELLKKHCLHHRYPSTKDDPDFYDNQYQNFFAWYFNFIKSYWSWKQHLGFIVVFIILRYVLNILQINLILFWVIPSICSSIQLFYFGTFLPHRRLESGYTSVHQTRSIALPIFWSFISCYHFGYHKEHHEYPNVPWWRLPEVYKGMEEV, from the coding sequence ATGAGTCAGATTAATTTAGTATCTTCACAATCAAAAAAGGCAGATTTTATTATCAATACTGAAAAAAACAATAACAAAGGTATTTTTATCGCTTGCATTATTTTAGTATTGTGGACAATAAATATCACTTTATTTTTGTCATTAAATATTTCTAAAATCCCTATTATATTAATATTTTTAGGCATGTTTTGGCAGACATTTATATATACAGGATTATTTATTACTGCTCATGATGCTATGCACGGCGTAGTGTTTCCCCAGAATCCTAAAGTCAATAATTGGATAGGTAAGATATTTGTATTATTGTATGGGCTATTTCCTTATCAAGAGTTATTAAAAAAGCATTGCTTACATCACCGTTATCCAAGTACTAAAGACGATCCAGATTTTTACGATAACCAATACCAAAACTTTTTTGCTTGGTATTTTAACTTCATAAAATCTTATTGGAGTTGGAAGCAACATCTTGGATTTATAGTTGTATTTATTATTTTGAGATATGTCTTAAATATATTGCAAATTAATCTAATTTTATTTTGGGTAATACCATCTATTTGTAGTTCAATACAATTATTTTATTTTGGTACATTCCTACCTCATAGAAGGCTCGAATCAGGATATACAAGTGTGCATCAAACAAGAAGTATTGCACTACCTATTTTTTGGTCATTTATCAGCTGCTACCATTTTGGTTATCACAAAGAACATCACGAATATCCTAATGTTCCTTGGTGGAGATTACCAGAGGTTTACAAGGGGATGGAGGAGGTTTGA
- a CDS encoding glyoxalase/bleomycin resistance protein/dioxygenase, producing MKTSGIHHIAIICSNYEQSKKFYVNVLGFAIIKETFRAERNSYKLDLRINDHTQIELFSFPNTPKRLSNPEACGLRHLAFCVENIEETVVYLKLHNIEIENIRIDEITGKKFTFFQDPDNLPLEIYEV from the coding sequence ATGAAGACGAGTGGCATTCATCATATAGCGATTATTTGTTCTAACTACGAACAATCGAAAAAATTTTATGTAAACGTTTTAGGTTTTGCGATTATCAAAGAAACATTTCGAGCCGAAAGAAATTCTTATAAATTAGATTTACGTATTAATGATCATACTCAAATTGAGTTATTTTCTTTTCCCAATACCCCCAAACGATTAAGTAATCCCGAAGCTTGTGGCTTAAGACATTTAGCTTTTTGTGTTGAGAATATAGAAGAGACTGTTGTTTACTTAAAATTGCATAATATAGAGATAGAAAATATTAGAATTGATGAAATTACAGGCAAAAAGTTTACTTTTTTTCAAGACCCTGATAACTTGCCTCTAGAGATTTATGAGGTTTAA
- a CDS encoding glycoside hydrolase family protein, producing MDYINPVYQGYFADPFVWQHEGVYYAIGTGAAEAQGTVDNIDINKSLVFPLLRSFDFVNWDFVGHALLRPDPALGNNFWAPEVAYANGQFYLYYSVGHEDKNHQLRVATSDNLLGPYQDVGETLVDPNFCPFAIDPHPFCDDDGQWYLFYARDFLDTEDGVHAGTALVVDRLQSMTKLAGEEKVVLRARSHWQRFLANRLMYGAIYDWHTLEGPCVRKHEGKYYCFYSGGRWETENYGVDYGVAENVMGVYSDAGNETGPRVLKSVPNFVRGPGHNSIVVGPDGETEYIVYHAWTNNMDMRQICLDKLIWTPQGPRCQGPTWTTQSITNSLHI from the coding sequence ATGGACTATATTAATCCGGTCTATCAAGGTTATTTTGCCGATCCTTTTGTTTGGCAACATGAAGGTGTATATTATGCGATCGGCACTGGTGCAGCAGAGGCACAAGGAACTGTAGACAATATTGATATCAATAAATCCCTTGTCTTTCCTCTGTTACGTTCTTTTGATTTTGTAAATTGGGATTTTGTGGGTCACGCATTGTTGCGACCAGACCCAGCCTTGGGTAATAATTTTTGGGCTCCTGAAGTTGCTTACGCTAATGGGCAATTTTATCTCTACTATTCTGTAGGCCATGAAGATAAGAATCATCAATTGCGTGTAGCTACAAGCGATAACCTCTTGGGGCCTTATCAAGATGTTGGCGAGACCCTTGTAGATCCCAATTTCTGCCCCTTTGCCATTGATCCACACCCATTCTGCGATGATGATGGACAGTGGTATCTATTTTACGCGCGTGACTTTTTAGACACAGAAGATGGTGTACATGCAGGTACAGCCCTAGTCGTAGATAGACTACAAAGCATGACAAAACTGGCTGGTGAAGAAAAAGTTGTTTTGCGGGCGCGATCGCATTGGCAACGATTTTTAGCCAACCGTTTAATGTATGGTGCAATCTATGATTGGCATACTTTAGAAGGCCCCTGTGTTCGTAAGCATGAAGGTAAATACTACTGCTTTTATAGTGGTGGACGCTGGGAAACCGAAAACTATGGTGTAGATTATGGCGTTGCTGAGAACGTTATGGGTGTTTACTCTGATGCAGGTAACGAAACAGGGCCACGAGTACTCAAGTCTGTGCCTAATTTTGTGAGAGGGCCAGGACATAACTCTATTGTTGTGGGGCCAGATGGTGAGACTGAATATATCGTCTACCATGCTTGGACAAACAACATGGATATGCGACAAATTTGTTTAGACAAGCTCATCTGGACACCACAAGGGCCACGCTGCCAAGGCCCTACTTGGACAACTCAGTCTATAACTAACTCACTCCACATTTAA
- a CDS encoding phytanoyl-CoA dioxygenase, with translation MQSIDNITKYSATDIDNFAQELNRDGICVIPHLFEQNLIEEWLEAFKNLFYTRQNQPGGLAPREVSRYYLTLPWISPFANEWDFANPVIMEILQRVFYQEYVMVQLGVDVPFPGSDYQETHRDFRPLFCDRIVTPLYALAVNFPLVEVTPDNGPFQMARGTHLLPREVGLQKIASGEIPMESFYMQPGDVIVRSPLALHRGSPNQTNQPRPMVVMGYAMHWLHTPKVDLTLPQDYYDNLSAELRQMLRCEVVEQLPHEKVETYINFKY, from the coding sequence GTGCAAAGTATAGACAATATCACTAAATATTCAGCTACAGACATAGATAACTTTGCGCAAGAACTGAATAGAGATGGAATTTGTGTAATTCCTCATCTTTTTGAGCAAAATTTAATTGAAGAGTGGTTAGAAGCTTTTAAAAATTTATTTTACACTCGCCAAAATCAACCAGGTGGTTTAGCACCTCGTGAAGTGTCTCGCTACTATTTAACCTTACCTTGGATTTCCCCATTTGCGAATGAATGGGATTTTGCCAACCCAGTAATTATGGAGATTTTGCAGCGCGTATTTTACCAAGAATATGTGATGGTGCAGTTAGGGGTTGATGTACCGTTCCCAGGTTCAGATTATCAGGAAACTCATCGAGACTTTCGTCCATTGTTTTGCGATCGCATCGTTACACCACTTTACGCCTTAGCAGTTAATTTTCCTCTTGTAGAAGTCACCCCAGATAACGGCCCGTTTCAAATGGCGCGGGGAACTCATCTATTACCACGAGAAGTAGGACTACAAAAGATAGCCTCTGGTGAAATTCCAATGGAATCATTTTATATGCAGCCGGGAGATGTAATTGTGCGATCGCCTTTAGCACTGCACAGAGGTTCACCAAATCAAACTAATCAGCCCAGACCAATGGTAGTCATGGGTTACGCTATGCACTGGTTACACACACCAAAGGTAGATTTGACTCTGCCACAAGATTATTATGATAATCTTTCCGCAGAATTAAGGCAGATGTTACGGTGCGAAGTCGTCGAGCAATTACCTCACGAAAAAGTCGAAACTTATATCAATTTCAAGTATTAG
- a CDS encoding cobyrinic acid a,c-diamide synthase codes for MPKIVAILNGKGGVGKTTTSINLAAQFAKQRKVLVVDADIQGSASWWFGRNEQGMGFDLSQETDPQLLGNLRKIKGYDLVVVDTPPALHSEALATVVAIADYIVLPTPPAAMDLAVLIETVKSAVVPTGVPHRVLLTKVDARSIGEAMEAQNTLVKLGIPVCKGFIRTYKAHERAALEGVAINQWRGKNAWEAESDYRRVADELQRDWRK; via the coding sequence GTGCCAAAAATCGTCGCTATCCTCAACGGTAAAGGAGGAGTCGGCAAAACGACTACCTCAATCAATTTAGCTGCACAATTTGCCAAGCAAAGAAAAGTGCTAGTAGTAGATGCAGATATTCAAGGTTCTGCCAGTTGGTGGTTTGGGCGCAATGAGCAAGGAATGGGCTTTGATTTATCTCAAGAGACAGATCCTCAACTTTTAGGAAATTTACGTAAAATAAAAGGTTACGATTTAGTAGTAGTGGATACGCCTCCGGCGCTGCACTCTGAAGCATTGGCAACAGTAGTAGCGATCGCAGATTATATAGTTTTACCTACACCCCCAGCAGCAATGGATTTAGCTGTTCTCATTGAAACAGTAAAATCAGCTGTCGTCCCCACAGGAGTTCCCCATCGTGTACTCTTAACTAAAGTCGATGCGCGGAGTATTGGTGAAGCTATGGAAGCGCAAAACACTCTCGTAAAGCTAGGTATCCCTGTTTGTAAAGGCTTCATCCGTACCTATAAAGCCCACGAACGAGCCGCATTAGAGGGTGTCGCAATCAATCAATGGCGAGGCAAAAATGCTTGGGAGGCGGAATCAGACTACCGCCGCGTGGCTGATGAACTACAGCGTGATTGGAGAAAATAA